AACGGGACAGTATTTTTATGCAATGAGTACCCATACTTAACGGAGATGAGTAAAGGTATTCCGACTGTGATCACTTACGGTTCATCTGCGGCAGACTATATTGGCCAGCCACTGGCAGACAGTGCCCTGCTCAGCGTCAAAGTAACCAGCAATGAGGCGATCGGACAGATCGATAGTCAGCTGGTAGGCGCTTACAATTTCCCTAATGTGATGGCGGCTGTCGCCGTTGGACTGCACTTCGGTGTACCTGCTGAGAAAATAAAGAATGCCATTGCATCCTATACACCATCAAATAACCGTTCACAGGTCATCAAACAGGGCAGTAACACCATCATTATGGATGCGTACAATGCGAACCCTTCCAGTATGAAGGCCGCGATTGAAAATTTCGCAGGTATTGTTGCCGAGAAAAAAGTACTGTTATTGGGTGGCATGATGGAACTGGGCACTGACAGTGTAAAGGAACATCAGGCACTGGTAGATCAGCTGCAACGTACACACTGGCATGCTGTAGTACTGGTAGGAGGGGACTTTATCAAAACAACGCACCCTTATATCTATCTTGAAAATGCTGCGGCTGCGACCACCTGGTTACAGCAACAGGGATTCACCAATACATATTTGCTGATCAAAGGATCGAGAAGTATAGGTATGGAGAAGGTGATCTCATAATACTGTAAAGAAATAGCTACTGGCATAAATGACAAGAGGCGCCTCAAGGCGCCTCTTGTCATTTATATTTTAATGCATCAGATAAATATAAATAATTGTAGAATAAAAAAACATGTAAATACGGTAGGTATGAACTATTCAATACAGGCACACGGTATAAGTACAATCAACCATGAAACATAGTCTGACAGGAGATTGTAGGCTAATATCACTATTCTTTTTACAGGTAGGAAAAGGTAGCAGCGATCTGCTTAGATGTTAGTATAAAATAAAATTCAAGCAGCCATATACTATGCCGGAAAATATCACGTTCTAAAGATTACCTTCTCAATAACCTTAGTCAACTTTATATATAAAAAAAGAGACCTGCAAGCTGGAAAGCCCGCAGGTGTTCATAACCTATGCCAACTTTAGAGTATCTTATAAAGAAGTTTTATCAGTTACGTCTTTTGTGATTATATGTATATGTGTAATGATAATAATAGTGATGAATTAGTTTTTACAAGGCATATGAGAACATTGGCGTTAATTCTTTCCAACAAGGCATAATCTAACGGAGTTACGGGCAATTGTTCAGGGTAAAGCTTGAGTTAATAAGATAATATAAGGTATATCATATTGCTGCTAATACACTTGAGATCACTTCCGCGCTCTTAACATCAACAACTCGTGCATCTTTTTGTTTAAAACCTTTAGTTATTCTGATTTAGTTTTTCCTCCTAACGTGTCTGACTACCTGTGTCTGAAATATATGTACGAACACTTTAATCTTCCGGATTTCATTATTTGAAAAAAAATCAGATTTCCTGGCAAAGCTCCACCAGTAAGCCATTCGTGCCCTTCGGGTGCAGAAAACAAACCAGTTTATTATCTGCTCCTCGTTTTGGTTCAGTTTGCAATAAAACAAATCCCTCGTCAGTGAGTCTTTTCATTTCCGCATATATATCAGCAACTTCGAATGCGATATGATGCATGCCCTCACCCTTTTTGTCCACAAATTTGGCAATAGTACTGTCGGGACTGGTTGCTTCCAGCAACTCAATTTTAGTTTCTCCCTGCCGGAAAAAAGCGGTTTGTACGGACTCACTTTCAACGTGTTCTTTTTTATAGCAATCACTGTTCAGAAGCCTCCTGAATAAGGGAATGGAGGTGTCCAGGGATTTAACGGCTATTCCGATATGTTCAACTTTCAGCATACAGCAATTTAATATTTTATGGTAGAAATAATTGTTCTCTATGGAGTTATCATTTCTTACAATGATCGTGGTAGGGAACCAAAGCAATTAAGCATTAAATTTGTATTAAAGGAATCGACACGTATAATTAAAGACCGACAGATATGCTAAAGTTGCCTGTTTACCTGGACTATAATGCCACTACCCCCTGTGACCAGCGCGTAGTAGAAGCCATGCTTCCCTATTTTTCGGAAGCATTTGGTAACGCCTCCAGCCGTAACCACTCATTCGGGTGGGCAGCAGAAGCAGCCGTCGATCTCGCCCGGGAACAGGTCGCAGCACTGATAGGTGCTGATCCTAAAGAGATCATCTTTACTTCCGGGGCCACAGAAGCCGATAACCTTGCCATGAAGGGCGTATTTGAGATGTATGCTGACAAGGGGAACCATATCATTACGACTGAAATTGAGCATAAAGCAGTACTCGACACCTGCAAACACCTGGAAAAACTGGGAGCGGAGATCACTTATCTCAAGGTGAACAGTGATGGCTTTCCTGATCTTAAAGAACTGGAAGCGGCCATCACATCAAAAACCATCCTGGTGTCCATTATGTACGCCAACAATGAAATCGGTGTCATTAATCCAATAAAAGAGATCAGCGCCGTTGCTAAAAAGCATGGTGTACTGATGATGAGCGATATTTCCCAGGCTGCCGGTAAGGTACCGGTGGATGTCAACCGCGATGGTATTGACCTTGC
The DNA window shown above is from Chitinophaga agri and carries:
- a CDS encoding UDP-N-acetylmuramoyl-tripeptide--D-alanyl-D-alanine ligase, whose amino-acid sequence is MNIDQLYDIYRQYPSVQTDTRQLKAGDIFFALKGPNFNGNTYAAAALEKGAAFAVVDEAAYYTQPDKMMLTEDVLQTLQQLALHHRKQLNIPFLGITGSNGKTTTKELISTVLATTFKTTATIGNLNNHIGVPLTILRIPADAEIAVIEMGANHQHEIEAYCKVALPTHGIITNIGKAHLEGFGGPEGVRRAKGELYDFLRNNNGTVFLCNEYPYLTEMSKGIPTVITYGSSAADYIGQPLADSALLSVKVTSNEAIGQIDSQLVGAYNFPNVMAAVAVGLHFGVPAEKIKNAIASYTPSNNRSQVIKQGSNTIIMDAYNANPSSMKAAIENFAGIVAEKKVLLLGGMMELGTDSVKEHQALVDQLQRTHWHAVVLVGGDFIKTTHPYIYLENAAAATTWLQQQGFTNTYLLIKGSRSIGMEKVIS
- the mce gene encoding methylmalonyl-CoA epimerase, with product MLKVEHIGIAVKSLDTSIPLFRRLLNSDCYKKEHVESESVQTAFFRQGETKIELLEATSPDSTIAKFVDKKGEGMHHIAFEVADIYAEMKRLTDEGFVLLQTEPKRGADNKLVCFLHPKGTNGLLVELCQEI